In a genomic window of Halalkalicoccus sp. CG83:
- a CDS encoding 50S ribosomal protein L44e — translation MQIPRRFNTYCPYCNEHHQHELEKVRTGRQTGMKWIDRQRKRQTGIGNDGKFSKVPSGGKPTRKTDFKYRCGECGKAHLRKGWRAGRVEFQE, via the coding sequence ATGCAGATCCCACGACGCTTCAACACGTACTGTCCGTACTGCAACGAACATCACCAGCACGAGCTCGAAAAGGTCCGCACCGGCCGCCAGACCGGAATGAAGTGGATCGACCGACAGCGAAAGCGCCAGACCGGCATCGGCAACGACGGGAAGTTCTCGAAGGTGCCGAGCGGCGGGAAGCCGACCCGGAAGACCGACTTCAAGTACCGCTGTGGCGAGTGCGGCAAGGCCCACCTGCGCAAGGGATGGCGCGCCGGCCGCGTGGAGTTCCAGGAGTAA
- a CDS encoding HAH_0734 family protein, which produces MKRLIVHGDPGIRKEGIIDYDDREMVLFSVTRNGDWHGPERPQLWCVIGTEDERSDFEEQNYIPHFLETESIDAEAVDVIRARGA; this is translated from the coding sequence ATGAAGCGACTGATCGTTCACGGCGATCCCGGGATCAGGAAGGAGGGGATCATCGACTACGACGACCGGGAGATGGTGCTCTTCTCGGTCACCCGGAACGGCGACTGGCACGGCCCCGAACGGCCCCAGCTCTGGTGTGTCATCGGCACCGAGGACGAACGAAGCGACTTCGAGGAGCAGAACTACATCCCCCACTTCCTCGAGACCGAGTCGATCGACGCCGAGGCGGTCGACGTGATCAGAGCGCGCGGCGCCTGA
- a CDS encoding methylglyoxal synthase, with protein MTRLALIAHDEKKDDLIEFAGEHEELLSGCELIATGTTGKRLNDETALDVDPVESGPQGGDLMIGAEVAKRALDGIVFLRDPLRAQPHEPDITALLRICDVHETAMATNLTSATFLIEGLEGREA; from the coding sequence ATGACGCGACTCGCGCTGATCGCTCACGACGAGAAGAAGGACGACCTGATCGAGTTCGCCGGCGAACACGAGGAGCTGTTGTCGGGCTGTGAGCTCATCGCCACGGGAACCACCGGCAAGCGGCTCAACGACGAGACGGCGCTCGACGTCGATCCCGTGGAATCGGGGCCGCAGGGCGGCGACCTGATGATCGGCGCGGAGGTCGCGAAGAGGGCCCTCGACGGGATCGTCTTCCTGCGCGATCCGCTTCGGGCCCAGCCACACGAGCCCGACATCACCGCGCTGTTGCGCATCTGTGACGTCCACGAGACGGCGATGGCGACGAACCTCACGAGCGCGACGTTCCTGATCGAGGGGCTCGAGGGACGGGAGGCGTAA
- a CDS encoding ABC transporter ATP-binding protein, with product MASGEEPILRVEGLRKYYDTSSGFVDSLLGRGQSVKAVDGVDLELYEGETLGVVGESGCGKTTLGRSLLRLVEPTEGSVYYRGADLTDASPGELRDRRKDLQYVFQDPFSSLNPRLTVGDIVGEPLDIHGIAEGEKRTERVYELLETVGLSPSHTSRYPHEFSGGQRQRIGIARALAVDPEVIVCDEPVSALDVSVQAQILNLLEDLQEEFGLSYVFIAHDLSVVEHVSDRVAVMYLGEIAEIGTTAEVFSPPHHPYTEALLSAIPEPDPLWTGERILLSGTVPSPIDPPSGCRFHTRCHHVIQPGDYDLPQEEWRSILDLKLRVGDAETLESLTVTDAGGGEGTRPMDPADASRATLDELVRAEFDLPERVSDPSAEEVLSEATDELQAGRIAGAHERLEEGFVSPCERDRPEAIRTGESHHIACHLYDDRYDAERDDTSGSDAAETSADD from the coding sequence ATGGCTAGCGGCGAGGAACCCATTCTGCGCGTCGAGGGACTGCGTAAGTACTACGACACCTCCAGCGGGTTCGTCGACAGCCTCCTCGGTCGCGGCCAGTCGGTGAAGGCGGTCGACGGCGTCGACCTCGAACTGTACGAGGGGGAGACCCTCGGCGTCGTCGGCGAGAGCGGCTGTGGGAAGACCACGCTCGGGCGATCGCTCCTCAGGCTCGTCGAGCCGACCGAGGGGTCGGTGTACTACCGCGGAGCGGACCTGACCGACGCCTCCCCGGGCGAGCTCCGGGACCGCAGAAAGGACCTCCAGTACGTCTTCCAGGACCCGTTCTCGAGCCTGAACCCGCGTCTGACGGTGGGTGACATCGTCGGCGAGCCCCTCGACATCCACGGGATCGCCGAGGGCGAGAAACGGACCGAGCGAGTCTACGAACTTCTCGAGACGGTGGGGCTGAGCCCGAGTCACACGAGCCGATACCCCCACGAGTTCTCGGGCGGTCAGCGCCAGCGCATCGGTATCGCCCGCGCGCTCGCGGTCGATCCGGAGGTGATCGTCTGTGACGAACCGGTGAGCGCGCTCGACGTGAGCGTCCAGGCACAGATCCTCAACCTCCTGGAGGACCTCCAGGAGGAGTTCGGCCTCTCGTACGTCTTCATCGCCCACGATCTGAGCGTCGTCGAACACGTCTCCGATCGGGTCGCGGTGATGTATCTCGGGGAGATCGCCGAGATCGGAACGACCGCGGAGGTGTTCTCGCCGCCGCACCATCCCTACACCGAGGCGCTGCTCTCGGCGATCCCGGAACCGGACCCGCTCTGGACGGGCGAACGGATCCTCCTCTCCGGGACCGTTCCGTCGCCGATCGATCCGCCGTCGGGCTGTCGGTTCCACACCCGTTGTCACCACGTCATCCAGCCCGGCGACTACGACCTCCCTCAGGAGGAGTGGCGGTCGATTCTCGATCTCAAACTCCGGGTCGGCGACGCCGAGACGCTCGAATCGCTCACCGTCACCGACGCCGGCGGGGGGGAGGGGACGCGACCGATGGATCCGGCGGACGCGTCGAGGGCGACCCTCGACGAACTGGTTAGAGCGGAGTTCGACCTCCCGGAGCGGGTCTCGGACCCTTCCGCAGAGGAGGTGCTCTCGGAGGCGACTGACGAACTCCAGGCGGGGCGGATAGCGGGCGCCCACGAGCGCCTCGAGGAGGGGTTCGTCTCGCCGTGCGAGCGGGACCGACCGGAGGCGATCCGGACCGGCGAGAGCCATCACATCGCCTGTCACCTGTACGACGACCGCTACGACGCCGAACGGGACGATACCTCCGGGAGTGACGCGGCCGAGACTTCCGCGGACGACTGA
- a CDS encoding translation initiation factor IF-2 subunit alpha, which translates to MKYSGWPNPGELVVGKVDEIEDFGVFVDLEEYEDKRGLIHISEVASGWIKNVRDHVREGQTVVCKVLEVDRDSQQIDLTLKDVNEHQHKETIQRWKNEQKADNWMSLAFGEDVDEETYGAVANELIDVHGSLYEGFEQAAIHGPSALSETDLSDEEAEAIVETARENVSVPYVTVTGYVDLVCSTDEGVDAVKEALRAAEGNGEVSDEIDLEVTYVGAPEYRIRVQAPNYKTAESELEKSAQRASEAIAALGGSGSFHRERKTDDE; encoded by the coding sequence ATGAAGTACAGCGGCTGGCCCAACCCCGGCGAACTCGTCGTCGGCAAGGTCGATGAGATCGAGGACTTCGGCGTGTTCGTCGACCTCGAGGAGTACGAGGACAAGCGCGGCCTGATCCACATCAGCGAGGTCGCCTCGGGCTGGATCAAGAACGTCCGCGATCACGTCCGCGAGGGCCAGACGGTCGTCTGTAAGGTGCTCGAGGTCGACCGGGACTCCCAGCAGATCGACCTCACGCTGAAGGACGTCAACGAACACCAGCACAAGGAGACGATCCAGCGCTGGAAGAACGAACAGAAGGCCGACAACTGGATGTCGCTCGCCTTCGGCGAGGACGTCGACGAGGAGACCTACGGCGCCGTCGCGAACGAGCTCATCGACGTCCACGGCAGCCTCTACGAGGGGTTCGAACAGGCCGCGATCCACGGCCCCTCCGCGCTCTCGGAGACCGATCTCTCCGACGAGGAGGCCGAGGCGATCGTCGAGACCGCCCGCGAGAACGTCTCGGTGCCGTACGTGACGGTGACGGGCTACGTCGATCTGGTCTGTTCCACCGACGAGGGCGTCGACGCGGTCAAGGAGGCGCTACGGGCGGCGGAGGGCAACGGCGAGGTGAGCGACGAGATCGACCTCGAGGTCACCTACGTCGGCGCGCCCGAGTACCGCATCCGGGTGCAGGCGCCCAACTACAAGACCGCCGAGAGCGAGCTCGAGAAGAGCGCCCAGCGCGCGAGCGAGGCGATCGCCGCGCTCGGCGGGAGCGGGAGCTTCCACCGCGAGC
- a CDS encoding 30S ribosomal protein S27e: MAGSFHRVACPDCENEQIVFGRASTEVACAVCGHTLVRPTGGKADIEGEVLETVEHRSADRDEPGETAEVR; the protein is encoded by the coding sequence ATGGCGGGGAGCTTTCACCGCGTCGCGTGTCCGGACTGCGAGAACGAACAGATCGTCTTCGGACGGGCCTCCACCGAGGTCGCCTGTGCCGTCTGTGGTCACACGCTCGTACGCCCCACCGGCGGAAAGGCCGATATCGAGGGCGAAGTGCTCGAGACCGTCGAGCACCGCTCGGCGGACCGGGACGAGCCCGGTGAGACCGCCGAGGTCCGATGA
- a CDS encoding DUF6789 family protein, whose protein sequence is MNRFLRAIGAGAAATTVMMFIFLFTEVQTRSRLNAPDAIARFVGLPDQPFVGFVIFAAIGVLVWPIVFVAIEEYLARLPGGRDVAIRGLVFGLVLWVAFLVLGTGELTWPFVLLYVLFTLIGHLAYGFTLGVVYQRLT, encoded by the coding sequence ATGAATCGGTTCCTGCGCGCGATCGGTGCCGGCGCCGCCGCGACCACGGTGATGATGTTCATCTTCCTCTTTACGGAGGTACAGACGCGATCACGCCTCAACGCACCCGACGCGATCGCCAGATTCGTCGGCCTCCCCGACCAACCGTTCGTGGGGTTCGTGATCTTCGCCGCGATCGGCGTGCTCGTCTGGCCGATCGTCTTCGTCGCGATCGAGGAGTATCTCGCGAGGCTACCCGGAGGTCGTGACGTCGCCATCCGGGGACTCGTCTTCGGGCTGGTGCTCTGGGTCGCCTTCCTCGTGCTCGGCACCGGCGAGCTGACCTGGCCGTTCGTGCTGCTCTACGTCCTCTTCACGCTGATCGGCCACCTCGCCTACGGGTTCACGCTGGGGGTCGTCTATCAGCGTTTGACCTGA
- a CDS encoding cbb3-type cytochrome c oxidase subunit I, whose amino-acid sequence MYIDILGGALIGALLLTLCVGIARSLDRRVGAVMTDGGERSNASSSSEVSPDGGVATGYGFVTSKPTGLIRWFTTVDHRDIGILYLTFGVFMFLWGGMDAMMARTELLTPQAEVFGIETYNQLFTTHAITMLFLFATPILFGLANYFLPLLIGADDMAFPRINAIGFWVLPPAAVLIRFGILSDTVAALLAPVSPALAQLLVAFKPIDVGWTLYPPLSTQTINAQIDMVLLGLHLSGIGTTLGAINIIATIFTDRAPDVGWERLDIFSWTLLTQAGLILFAFPLLGAVLIMLLLDRNVGTSFFAIEYGGYILYQHLFWFFGHPEVYILVLPPFGLISLILPKFAGRRLFGYKFVVYSTMAIGVLSFGVWAHHMFTTGIDPRLRSAFMAVTIAIAVPSAVKVFNWITTMWTGNVRLEAPMLFCVGGISTFIVGGVTGVFLASVPVDTLVHGTYYVVGHFHFIVAGVIAFAIFAGIYYWFPLMSRRMYDKPLAIVHFVLSFVGVNLLSFAMLIVGLIGLPRRSATYPVEFLPLQVVASIGAALLALGQLVWLWNMVQSYRRGRIVMDADVWGLKKYGQFTKEWEWFEARLEQVQQAEPEETEA is encoded by the coding sequence ATGTACATCGACATCCTCGGTGGGGCGCTCATCGGCGCGCTCCTCCTCACGCTCTGCGTTGGAATCGCCCGCTCCCTGGATCGACGGGTCGGGGCCGTGATGACCGACGGTGGCGAACGGAGCAATGCGTCGTCCTCCTCTGAGGTCTCCCCCGACGGCGGCGTCGCGACCGGCTACGGGTTCGTCACGTCGAAGCCGACCGGCCTGATCCGGTGGTTCACGACGGTCGACCACCGCGACATCGGGATCCTCTATCTCACCTTCGGCGTGTTCATGTTCCTCTGGGGCGGGATGGACGCGATGATGGCCCGGACGGAACTCCTCACCCCGCAGGCGGAGGTGTTCGGCATCGAGACGTACAACCAGCTGTTCACCACCCACGCCATTACGATGCTGTTCCTGTTCGCCACGCCGATCCTCTTCGGGCTGGCGAACTACTTCCTCCCGCTGCTGATCGGCGCCGACGACATGGCGTTTCCCCGGATCAACGCCATCGGCTTCTGGGTGCTGCCGCCCGCAGCGGTGCTGATCCGCTTCGGCATCCTCAGCGACACGGTGGCGGCGCTTCTCGCTCCGGTGAGCCCCGCGCTCGCGCAGCTGCTCGTCGCGTTCAAACCCATCGACGTCGGGTGGACGCTCTATCCACCGCTCTCGACCCAGACGATCAACGCGCAGATCGACATGGTGTTGCTGGGCCTGCACCTCTCGGGAATCGGGACGACGCTCGGCGCGATCAACATCATCGCGACCATCTTCACCGACCGCGCGCCCGACGTCGGCTGGGAGCGCCTCGACATCTTCTCCTGGACGCTGCTCACCCAGGCGGGCCTCATCCTCTTCGCGTTCCCGCTGCTGGGCGCCGTGCTGATCATGCTGCTGCTCGATCGGAACGTCGGCACCTCCTTCTTCGCCATCGAATACGGCGGCTACATCCTCTACCAGCACCTCTTCTGGTTCTTCGGCCATCCCGAGGTCTACATCCTCGTGCTGCCGCCGTTCGGGCTGATCAGCCTGATCCTGCCGAAGTTCGCGGGTCGGAGGCTCTTCGGCTACAAGTTCGTCGTCTACTCGACGATGGCGATCGGCGTCCTCTCCTTTGGCGTCTGGGCCCACCACATGTTCACTACGGGCATCGACCCCCGCCTCCGGTCGGCGTTCATGGCCGTCACCATCGCCATCGCGGTGCCGAGCGCGGTGAAGGTGTTCAACTGGATCACCACCATGTGGACCGGCAACGTCCGGCTCGAGGCGCCAATGCTCTTCTGCGTCGGCGGCATCTCGACGTTCATCGTCGGCGGCGTGACGGGCGTGTTCCTCGCATCGGTCCCCGTCGATACGCTCGTCCACGGCACCTACTACGTGGTCGGCCACTTCCACTTCATCGTCGCCGGGGTCATCGCGTTCGCCATCTTCGCCGGCATCTACTACTGGTTCCCGCTGATGAGCCGCCGCATGTACGACAAGCCGCTCGCGATCGTTCACTTCGTGCTGAGCTTCGTCGGCGTCAACCTGCTCTCGTTCGCCATGCTGATCGTCGGACTGATCGGGTTGCCCCGGCGGTCCGCGACCTACCCCGTGGAGTTCCTCCCGCTACAGGTGGTCGCGAGCATCGGCGCCGCGCTGCTCGCGCTCGGACAGCTCGTCTGGCTGTGGAACATGGTCCAGTCCTACCGCCGGGGACGGATCGTCATGGACGCAGACGTCTGGGGGCTGAAGAAGTACGGACAGTTCACCAAGGAGTGGGAGTGGTTCGAGGCACGCCTCGAGCAGGTACAACAGGCCGAACCCGAGGAGACCGAGGCGTGA